A stretch of Nonomuraea africana DNA encodes these proteins:
- a CDS encoding M15 family metallopeptidase yields MTRTPPSARKTTRRIRGLLVVGLIVVIAAITAALGYQVPKSSSSPTASPPIDTPHGDHKRADRKGALGAADGAVPDGVTVFDDGYAGVANLDPDLLQALREAATDAADDGVEFYVNSGWRSPERQNQLLREAVSKYGSEEEAARWVATADTSPHVSGDAIDIGRSNATAWLSEHGAEYGLCQIYRNEPWHYELRTNAIDRGCPRMYADPTQDPRMQQRPAVPNYLGVTWHFLGCSVTAHAEECQFSKIILLPL; encoded by the coding sequence ATGACTCGAACCCCACCATCAGCCCGAAAAACGACCCGCCGGATTCGCGGGCTCCTTGTCGTCGGCCTGATAGTCGTCATAGCAGCGATCACCGCAGCCCTCGGCTACCAGGTGCCGAAGTCCTCGTCCTCCCCGACCGCATCACCACCCATCGACACTCCTCACGGCGACCACAAGCGTGCAGACCGCAAGGGTGCACTTGGCGCGGCTGACGGCGCCGTCCCTGACGGCGTGACAGTGTTTGATGACGGGTATGCCGGCGTAGCCAACCTCGACCCCGATCTGCTCCAGGCCCTGCGCGAAGCGGCGACGGATGCCGCGGATGACGGAGTCGAGTTCTACGTCAACAGCGGCTGGCGTTCCCCGGAGCGCCAGAATCAGCTTCTTCGTGAGGCGGTCTCGAAGTACGGCTCGGAAGAGGAAGCTGCCCGATGGGTGGCCACAGCGGACACGTCTCCTCACGTGTCGGGGGACGCGATCGACATCGGGCGGTCCAATGCCACGGCGTGGCTGTCCGAGCACGGCGCCGAGTACGGACTGTGCCAGATCTACAGGAACGAGCCCTGGCACTACGAACTGCGCACCAATGCGATCGATCGTGGTTGCCCGCGTATGTATGCCGACCCCACCCAGGACCCGAGGATGCAGCAGCGACCGGCAGTGCCCAACTACCTGGGGGTTACTTGGCACTTCCTCGGCTGCTCGGTAACGGCACACGCAGAGGAATGCCAGTTCTCCAAGATCATCCTGTTGCCCCTTTGA
- a CDS encoding CGNR zinc finger domain-containing protein: MTVDPWRITGQPQIDSYVERHVQRAVLLVNELAVDQAHGRKVAPPATGPDRRTAIQEALATAGLPRSESLTPADADALAVVAAELRPVFGAGARTESMIEGLNQLLVRHAAVPNLHGQPDRPPVLAFHRADASLVDAWTADAATALAMVIGVGQGARLRSCEATSCARTFFDTTRNASRRFCGLSCQNRAKASAYRQRRAAKTD; the protein is encoded by the coding sequence GTGACTGTAGATCCCTGGCGCATCACTGGTCAACCACAAATAGACAGTTATGTCGAACGGCACGTGCAGCGCGCCGTCCTTCTGGTGAACGAGCTGGCCGTCGACCAGGCGCACGGACGGAAGGTCGCGCCGCCGGCCACGGGACCGGACCGCCGGACGGCCATCCAGGAGGCGCTAGCCACGGCCGGACTGCCACGGAGCGAGTCACTGACGCCTGCCGACGCCGACGCGCTCGCGGTCGTCGCAGCCGAGCTGCGACCCGTCTTCGGCGCGGGCGCACGCACCGAATCCATGATCGAAGGTCTCAATCAGCTGCTGGTACGGCATGCGGCCGTGCCCAACCTGCACGGCCAGCCGGACCGGCCACCCGTCCTGGCCTTCCATCGCGCCGACGCGAGCCTGGTCGACGCCTGGACCGCCGACGCGGCCACAGCGCTGGCCATGGTCATCGGCGTCGGACAGGGCGCGAGACTCCGGTCCTGCGAGGCCACGAGCTGCGCGCGGACCTTCTTCGACACCACGCGCAACGCCTCCCGCAGGTTCTGCGGCCTGTCGTGCCAGAACCGCGCCAAGGCCAGCGCCTACCGCCAGCGCCGGGCGGCGAAGACGGACTGA
- a CDS encoding GNAT family N-acetyltransferase: protein MRIDLLTGEQALVRRAELVSVYREAFTGPPWQEGEDAVVAFRDRLTADADRPGFRAVLAGEGERPCGFGTAWPTASPFPTGRSYDKVRAALGPDRTAELLVGALEVDELAVAPHARGQGLAGRILDLLCGQRRSWLLTSPKAPDAVRLYERSGWLRAGEDSDVVVFVRCSRPAR, encoded by the coding sequence GTGAGAATCGACCTGCTGACCGGCGAGCAGGCGCTCGTACGGCGGGCCGAGCTGGTGAGCGTCTACCGCGAGGCGTTCACCGGCCCGCCGTGGCAGGAGGGCGAGGACGCGGTCGTCGCCTTTCGTGACCGGCTCACCGCCGACGCCGACCGGCCGGGTTTCCGGGCGGTTCTGGCCGGCGAGGGCGAGAGACCCTGTGGCTTCGGTACGGCGTGGCCGACCGCCTCGCCGTTCCCCACCGGGCGCAGTTACGACAAGGTGCGCGCGGCCCTCGGCCCGGACCGGACGGCCGAGCTCCTCGTCGGCGCGCTGGAGGTGGACGAACTGGCGGTCGCCCCGCACGCGCGCGGGCAAGGCCTGGCCGGGCGGATTCTCGACCTGCTGTGCGGTCAGCGCCGCAGCTGGCTGCTGACCTCACCGAAGGCCCCGGACGCCGTCCGGCTCTACGAGCGGTCCGGCTGGCTGCGGGCCGGCGAGGACTCGGATGTGGTGGTGTTCGTGAGATGCTCGCGGCCCGCTCGGTGA
- the argG gene encoding argininosuccinate synthase gives MSKVLTSLPTGERVGIAFSGGLDTSVAVAWMRDKGAVPCTYTADIGQYDEPDIASVPGRALAYGAEIARLVDCRAALVEEGLAALTCGAFHIRSGGRAYFNTTPLGRAVTGTLLVRAMLEDDVQIWGDGSTFKGNDIERFYRYGLLANPHLRIYKPWLDADFVSELGGRKEMSEWLLAHDLPYRDSTEKAYSTDANIWGATHEAKTLEHLNTGIETVDPIMGVRFWDPEVEIATEDVTIGFDQGRPVTINGKEFASPVELVMEANAIGGRHGLGMSDQIENRVIEAKSRGIYEAPGMALLHVAYERLVNAIHNEDTLATYHNEGRRLGRLMYEGRWLDPQALMLRESLQRWVGTAVIGEVTLRLRRGDDYSILDTTGPAFSYHPDKLSMERTEDSAFGPVDRIGQLTMRNLDIADSRAKLEQYARLGMVGTTHPALIGAAQAASTGLIGAMPQGGAEAIASRGTVSDEDEMLDRAAMEFGTD, from the coding sequence ATGTCCAAGGTTCTCACCTCCCTGCCCACCGGCGAGCGCGTCGGCATCGCCTTCTCGGGCGGCCTCGACACCTCGGTCGCCGTCGCGTGGATGCGCGACAAGGGTGCCGTCCCGTGCACCTACACCGCCGACATCGGCCAGTACGACGAGCCCGACATCGCCTCGGTGCCCGGCCGCGCCCTGGCGTACGGCGCCGAGATCGCGCGCCTCGTCGACTGTCGTGCGGCGCTGGTCGAGGAGGGCTTGGCCGCGCTGACCTGCGGCGCGTTCCACATCCGCTCGGGTGGGCGGGCCTACTTCAACACCACGCCGCTCGGTCGCGCCGTCACGGGAACCCTGCTGGTCCGGGCGATGCTCGAGGACGACGTGCAGATCTGGGGCGACGGCTCGACGTTCAAGGGCAACGACATCGAACGGTTCTACCGGTACGGCCTGCTCGCCAACCCCCACCTGCGCATCTACAAGCCCTGGCTCGACGCGGACTTCGTCTCCGAGCTCGGCGGCCGCAAGGAGATGTCGGAGTGGCTGCTCGCCCACGACCTGCCGTACCGCGACAGCACCGAGAAGGCCTACTCGACCGACGCCAACATCTGGGGCGCCACCCACGAGGCCAAGACCCTGGAGCACCTCAACACCGGCATCGAGACCGTGGACCCGATCATGGGTGTGCGGTTCTGGGATCCGGAGGTCGAGATCGCCACCGAGGACGTGACCATCGGTTTCGACCAGGGGCGCCCGGTGACGATCAACGGCAAGGAGTTCGCCAGCCCGGTCGAGCTGGTGATGGAGGCGAACGCGATCGGCGGACGGCACGGCCTGGGCATGTCCGACCAGATCGAGAACCGGGTGATCGAGGCCAAGAGCCGCGGCATCTACGAGGCGCCAGGGATGGCGCTGCTGCACGTGGCGTACGAACGGCTGGTCAACGCGATCCACAACGAGGACACCCTGGCGACCTACCACAACGAGGGGCGGCGGCTCGGCCGGCTGATGTACGAGGGTCGCTGGCTCGACCCGCAGGCGCTGATGCTGCGCGAGTCGCTGCAGCGCTGGGTCGGCACGGCGGTCATCGGCGAGGTGACGCTGCGGCTGCGGCGCGGTGACGACTACTCGATCCTGGACACCACCGGCCCGGCGTTCAGCTACCACCCGGACAAGCTGTCGATGGAGCGCACCGAGGACTCGGCGTTCGGCCCGGTGGACCGGATCGGCCAGCTCACCATGCGCAACCTCGACATCGCCGACTCGCGCGCCAAGCTCGAGCAGTACGCCCGCCTCGGCATGGTCGGCACCACCCATCCCGCGCTCATCGGCGCCGCCCAGGCGGCCTCGACCGGACTGATCGGCGCGATGCCGCAGGGCGGCGCCGAGGCCATCGCCTCACGCGGCACGGTCTCCGACGAGGACGAGATGCTCGACCGCGCCGCGATGGAGTTCGGCACCGACTGA
- a CDS encoding response regulator transcription factor — protein sequence MRVLIVEDEPYLAEAIRDGLRLEAIAADIAGDGDTALELLSINAYDIAVLDRDIPGPSGDEIAKRIVASASGMPILMLTAADRLDDKATGFELGADDYLTKPFELQELALRLRALDRRRSHNRPPVREIAGLRLDPFRREVYRDGRYVALTRKQFAVLEVLVAAEGGVVSAEELLERAWDENANPFTNAVRITVSALRKRLGEPWIIATVPGVGYRIDTQPEAGHEGGERG from the coding sequence ATGCGTGTGTTGATCGTCGAGGACGAACCCTATCTGGCAGAAGCCATCCGCGATGGCCTACGCCTGGAAGCGATCGCGGCCGACATCGCAGGTGACGGCGACACCGCTCTGGAACTGCTGAGCATCAACGCCTACGACATCGCCGTCCTCGACCGCGACATTCCCGGGCCCTCCGGTGACGAGATCGCCAAACGCATCGTCGCCTCCGCCAGCGGCATGCCCATCCTCATGCTCACCGCCGCCGACCGGCTCGACGACAAGGCCACCGGGTTCGAACTCGGCGCCGACGACTACCTCACGAAGCCCTTCGAACTCCAAGAACTCGCGCTCCGTCTCAGAGCACTCGACCGCAGACGCTCCCACAACAGACCACCCGTGCGAGAGATCGCAGGCCTGCGTCTGGATCCGTTCCGCAGAGAGGTCTACCGCGACGGCCGCTATGTCGCGCTGACCAGGAAGCAGTTCGCCGTGCTCGAAGTCCTCGTCGCTGCCGAAGGCGGTGTCGTCAGCGCCGAAGAACTCCTGGAGCGGGCGTGGGATGAGAACGCCAACCCGTTCACCAACGCCGTGCGCATCACGGTCTCGGCGCTGCGCAAGCGTCTCGGCGAACCCTGGATCATCGCCACCGTTCCCGGCGTCGGCTACCGCATCGACACGCAACCAGAGGCCGGACACGAAGGAGGCGAGCGTGGATAG
- a CDS encoding FAD binding domain-containing protein: protein MRPFEYVRATDAGQAVAMVSADPNTSFLAGGTTQLDLMKDGVLGPERLVDITRLPLGGITHTGSAIRVGALTTMEELAADPIVVERLPFVREALLLGASTQLRNMATIGGNLLQRARCRYFRDPTVAACNKRAPGSGCAAITGFARMHAILGTSEHCIALHASDVAVPLAALDALVHVQGVNGPRSIPLTEFYLPPGDTPHIENVLQHGELITAVEVPLLPEGARSHYLKVRDRVSYEFALTSAGAALVMEDGIIREARVALGGVGTIPWRAWGAEDVLRGAPARRDTFRAAADAALEGARTHPGTAFKVDLAKRTLVRTLEIIAGAES from the coding sequence ATGCGTCCATTCGAATATGTCCGAGCCACCGATGCCGGTCAGGCCGTGGCCATGGTCAGCGCCGACCCGAACACCTCCTTTCTCGCAGGCGGCACCACGCAGCTGGACCTGATGAAGGACGGCGTGCTAGGCCCCGAGCGGCTTGTCGACATCACCCGGCTGCCGCTGGGCGGCATCACGCACACCGGCTCGGCGATCCGCGTCGGCGCGCTGACCACCATGGAAGAACTGGCCGCCGACCCCATCGTGGTCGAGCGCCTGCCCTTCGTCCGGGAAGCCCTTCTGCTCGGAGCCTCCACCCAGCTGCGCAACATGGCCACCATCGGGGGCAACCTGCTGCAGCGGGCCCGGTGCCGCTACTTCCGAGACCCGACCGTCGCGGCGTGCAACAAACGTGCTCCGGGATCGGGGTGCGCGGCCATCACCGGTTTCGCCCGCATGCACGCCATCCTGGGCACCAGTGAGCACTGCATTGCCCTGCACGCCTCCGATGTCGCGGTCCCGCTGGCGGCTTTGGACGCTCTCGTCCACGTTCAGGGCGTGAACGGTCCGCGCAGCATCCCGCTGACCGAGTTCTACCTCCCACCGGGGGATACCCCGCACATCGAGAACGTGCTGCAGCACGGCGAACTGATCACCGCGGTCGAGGTGCCCCTTCTCCCGGAGGGAGCACGGTCTCACTACCTGAAGGTCCGCGACCGCGTCTCGTACGAGTTCGCGCTGACCTCGGCCGGTGCCGCTCTGGTGATGGAGGACGGGATCATCCGGGAGGCCCGGGTGGCCCTGGGCGGCGTCGGCACGATCCCATGGCGGGCGTGGGGCGCCGAGGACGTCCTGCGCGGAGCGCCCGCGCGCCGTGACACCTTCCGCGCGGCGGCGGACGCCGCCCTGGAGGGAGCCAGGACGCACCCAGGCACGGCGTTCAAGGTGGACCTGGCCAAACGGACCCTGGTGCGCACCCTGGAGATCATCGCAGGAGCGGAATCATGA
- a CDS encoding TetR/AcrR family transcriptional regulator, which yields MAETTRSDGARRTQADRRARTRSALLEAAARGLSTYGYANLVLERVASEAGYTRGALYHLFANKEELALAVVKWVEETWNAEVGRLVADEADPVEALLTIARGHAVYCRRDVARVLMALRVEFAGQDHPVGRAIAQISGEFLAECADWIAAGRRSGAIPPGPPAEAMARAYLGALEGVTIPLAGHAPFDVELAERAVRGVLGLPPAPITTEPQAVRASTPPPHTDTEVHE from the coding sequence ATGGCAGAGACGACGAGATCGGACGGCGCCCGCCGTACCCAGGCTGACAGGCGGGCCAGGACCAGGAGCGCGCTGCTGGAGGCGGCGGCGCGGGGGCTGTCCACGTATGGCTACGCGAACCTGGTGCTGGAGCGCGTGGCCAGCGAGGCGGGCTACACGCGCGGCGCCCTGTACCACCTGTTCGCCAACAAGGAAGAGCTGGCGCTGGCGGTGGTGAAGTGGGTCGAGGAGACCTGGAACGCCGAGGTCGGCCGGCTGGTCGCCGATGAGGCAGACCCCGTCGAAGCGCTGCTGACGATCGCGCGGGGCCACGCCGTCTACTGCCGCCGCGACGTGGCCCGCGTGCTGATGGCGCTGAGGGTCGAGTTCGCCGGGCAGGACCATCCGGTTGGCCGGGCGATCGCGCAGATCAGCGGCGAGTTCCTCGCCGAGTGCGCCGACTGGATCGCTGCCGGACGCAGGAGTGGCGCGATCCCGCCCGGGCCACCGGCCGAGGCGATGGCCCGCGCCTATCTCGGCGCCCTCGAGGGGGTCACGATTCCGCTCGCCGGGCACGCCCCCTTCGACGTCGAGCTCGCCGAAAGGGCGGTGCGGGGCGTCCTCGGTCTGCCGCCCGCGCCCATCACGACCGAACCGCAGGCCGTACGGGCTTCCACCCCGCCGCCGCACACCGACACGGAGGTCCACGAATGA
- a CDS encoding ATP-binding protein: MSSVPLPLLWLCGPSGVGKSSVGWEVFTQLSRDGVRTAFVDGDQISLCHPVPEASGQRIRARSLAAMWPHLRAEGAQCVVLSSWVNTFEEVRACTALLPDAALTLCRLRVDPAELEERFLKRGWRPDLVAGAIAEAADLDRGDLPGLRVDTDGLGVAEVARIVRERAGGWPGAVPAATPSGSVPRPPDPPVDAAPAPVLWFSGATAVGKSAVGYEVFTQIFRAGVRAAYVDVKQLGALRPGTGSHRLQARNLAAVWAGYRAEGARCLIVSGEGDSDDTVRGYAELLPGTAMTVCRLHAGPATLAERVARRGAGEGPALPGDQLRGLDSAALRRAAERAARDAAALDRAGAGDLRIDTDGRSAQEVAAQVRALLPGTWADLSRS, from the coding sequence ATGAGTAGCGTTCCTCTGCCCCTGCTCTGGCTGTGTGGGCCGTCGGGTGTCGGGAAGTCCTCGGTCGGCTGGGAGGTGTTCACGCAGCTGAGCCGGGATGGTGTCAGGACGGCGTTCGTCGACGGCGACCAGATCAGCCTGTGCCATCCCGTTCCCGAGGCCAGCGGTCAGCGGATCCGAGCGCGGAGTCTCGCCGCGATGTGGCCCCACCTCCGGGCGGAGGGGGCGCAGTGCGTGGTCCTGTCCAGCTGGGTCAACACCTTCGAGGAGGTGCGGGCGTGCACGGCACTTCTCCCGGATGCCGCGCTGACCCTGTGCCGGCTCCGCGTCGACCCCGCTGAGCTCGAGGAGCGGTTTCTCAAGCGGGGATGGCGGCCGGACCTGGTGGCGGGGGCCATCGCCGAGGCGGCGGACCTCGACCGTGGCGACCTGCCCGGGCTGCGCGTGGACACCGACGGGCTGGGCGTGGCCGAGGTGGCGAGGATCGTCCGCGAGCGAGCCGGTGGGTGGCCGGGCGCGGTCCCGGCCGCGACGCCCAGCGGCTCCGTTCCCCGCCCGCCGGATCCACCCGTTGACGCCGCCCCGGCCCCGGTGCTGTGGTTCTCCGGCGCCACGGCCGTCGGCAAGTCGGCGGTCGGTTACGAGGTCTTCACGCAGATCTTCAGGGCCGGCGTGCGAGCCGCCTACGTCGACGTGAAGCAGCTCGGCGCGCTGCGTCCCGGGACTGGCTCTCATCGTCTCCAGGCGCGCAACCTCGCGGCCGTCTGGGCCGGATATCGCGCGGAGGGGGCGCGCTGCCTGATCGTCTCCGGGGAGGGCGACTCCGACGACACCGTCCGCGGTTACGCCGAGCTGCTTCCAGGCACGGCGATGACGGTGTGCCGCCTGCACGCAGGGCCTGCCACGCTGGCCGAGCGGGTCGCGCGGCGCGGTGCGGGTGAGGGGCCGGCGCTGCCGGGCGACCAGTTGAGAGGGCTGGACTCCGCCGCCCTGCGTCGCGCCGCCGAGCGGGCCGCGCGCGATGCGGCGGCGCTCGATCGCGCCGGGGCGGGTGACCTGCGCATCGACACCGACGGCCGGTCGGCGCAGGAGGTGGCGGCGCAGGTCCGGGCGCTTCTGCCCGGCACGTGGGCGGATCTCTCGCGCAGCTGA
- a CDS encoding alpha/beta fold hydrolase: MPFITTTDGSEIFYKDWGIGQPVVFSHGWPLNADAWDDQLRLVASSGFRGIAHDRRGHGRSSQTWHGNDMDTYADDLAQLIEQLDLRDAILVGHSTGGGEVARYIGRHGTSRVSKAVLLGAVPPLMLKTEANPDGLPISVFDDIRAGVLADRSQFYKDLSFPFYGANRDGSTVSQGVRDAFWLMSMQCGLKGALDCIKQFSETDFTQDLARFDVPTLVAHGDDDQIVPIGASAKKTAELVKDASLKVYPGAPHGLVGSYNEDFNTDLLAFLKA; the protein is encoded by the coding sequence ATGCCGTTCATCACCACGACCGATGGCTCCGAGATCTTCTACAAGGACTGGGGCATCGGCCAGCCGGTCGTCTTCAGCCACGGCTGGCCGCTCAACGCCGACGCCTGGGACGACCAGCTCCGCCTCGTCGCCTCCAGCGGCTTCCGCGGGATCGCCCACGACCGGCGCGGGCACGGGCGCTCCTCCCAGACGTGGCACGGCAACGACATGGACACCTACGCCGACGACCTCGCCCAGTTGATCGAGCAACTGGACCTGCGCGACGCGATCCTGGTCGGCCACTCCACCGGCGGCGGCGAGGTGGCCCGCTACATCGGCCGCCACGGCACCTCCCGGGTGTCCAAGGCGGTTCTGCTGGGCGCGGTCCCGCCGCTCATGCTCAAGACGGAGGCGAACCCCGACGGGCTCCCGATCAGCGTCTTCGACGACATCCGGGCCGGCGTGCTGGCGGACCGCTCCCAGTTCTACAAGGACCTCAGCTTCCCCTTCTACGGTGCCAACCGCGACGGCTCGACCGTGTCGCAAGGGGTCCGCGACGCCTTCTGGCTGATGAGCATGCAGTGCGGGCTCAAGGGCGCGCTGGACTGCATCAAGCAGTTCTCCGAAACAGACTTCACGCAGGACCTGGCGCGCTTCGACGTGCCGACGCTGGTGGCCCATGGTGACGACGACCAGATCGTGCCCATCGGCGCCTCGGCCAAAAAGACGGCCGAGCTCGTCAAGGACGCCTCCCTCAAGGTCTACCCGGGCGCCCCGCACGGCCTGGTCGGCTCGTACAACGAGGACTTCAACACCGACCTGCTGGCCTTCCTCAAGGCCTGA
- a CDS encoding SCO6745 family protein, whose translation MSEFAGLSRRMWHQIEPVHAMLYFSPQAFEEAALLGYDVESRWPSYFAWRWAPLGAAGPRLVTATAYSFSPAMVAEYVPAIWATATPEKVLDARLRAVDRTYRALLGDRLDSPDVAEAAELARRAAESVSVAHRPLTAANLDLPWPDEAHLVLWQAYTVLREHRGDGHLAALMAADLNGCEALVSFAAIGAAPVANFAGRGWSEQEWAAAQDRLAARGLVDGDGQATEQGRRLRDQVERMTDDLAAGPWRALGAERAERLAQLNLPLLGAAFESGLLPMTSTLGIGKVQAPA comes from the coding sequence ATGTCGGAATTCGCGGGCCTCTCTCGCCGGATGTGGCACCAGATCGAGCCGGTGCACGCCATGCTGTACTTCTCGCCCCAGGCGTTCGAGGAGGCGGCACTACTCGGTTACGACGTCGAGTCGCGGTGGCCGAGCTACTTCGCCTGGCGCTGGGCGCCACTGGGGGCCGCCGGTCCGCGGCTGGTCACCGCCACCGCCTACAGCTTCAGCCCGGCCATGGTCGCCGAGTACGTTCCGGCGATCTGGGCGACGGCCACTCCCGAGAAGGTCCTGGACGCCCGGCTGCGGGCGGTGGACCGTACCTACCGCGCCCTGCTCGGCGACCGGCTCGACAGTCCTGACGTCGCCGAGGCGGCGGAGCTGGCCAGGCGGGCGGCGGAGAGCGTGAGCGTGGCGCACCGGCCGCTGACCGCCGCCAACCTCGACCTGCCCTGGCCGGATGAGGCGCATCTCGTGCTCTGGCAGGCCTACACGGTGCTGCGCGAGCATCGCGGCGACGGGCACCTGGCGGCGCTGATGGCCGCCGATCTCAACGGCTGCGAGGCGCTGGTCTCCTTTGCCGCGATCGGCGCGGCTCCCGTGGCGAACTTCGCCGGACGCGGCTGGAGCGAGCAGGAGTGGGCGGCGGCGCAGGACCGGCTGGCCGCCCGCGGGCTGGTCGACGGCGACGGCCAGGCCACCGAGCAGGGACGGCGGCTGCGCGATCAGGTGGAGCGGATGACCGACGACCTCGCCGCCGGTCCGTGGCGGGCGCTGGGCGCCGAGCGCGCCGAACGGCTGGCCCAGCTGAACCTCCCGTTGCTGGGCGCCGCCTTCGAGTCCGGCCTCCTGCCGATGACCAGCACGCTGGGCATCGGGAAGGTGCAGGCGCCGGCGTGA
- a CDS encoding DUF2867 domain-containing protein — MTDNEWAAEMANRTVHTVMHIGWVPDEAGGHRGQMAVLVKPNGLLGKAYMATIKPFRRYIVDPALVRHIGRQWRMQTDERRAG; from the coding sequence CTGACGGACAACGAGTGGGCGGCGGAGATGGCCAACCGGACGGTGCACACGGTGATGCACATCGGCTGGGTCCCGGACGAGGCCGGTGGCCACCGTGGCCAGATGGCCGTGCTGGTGAAGCCGAACGGACTGCTCGGCAAGGCCTACATGGCCACGATCAAGCCGTTCCGTCGTTACATCGTGGACCCAGCGCTCGTTCGACACATCGGACGCCAATGGCGGATGCAGACCGACGAGCGTCGTGCGGGGTAG
- a CDS encoding (2Fe-2S)-binding protein, whose amino-acid sequence MTTAESTAHPYDEAPPEVPQVEVTLHVNGTSHRLRLDARVTLLDALRDHLALTGAKKGCDQGACGACTVLVDGKRVVSCLMLAAQCEDHEVTTVESLSEGGAPHPVQAAFARHDAFQCGYCTPGQIMSAVSLLAEGRAESEEDIREFMSGNICRCGAYPNIRAAIREVAAGG is encoded by the coding sequence ATGACCACAGCGGAAAGTACGGCACACCCGTACGACGAGGCACCGCCCGAGGTGCCACAGGTTGAAGTCACCCTCCACGTCAACGGCACCTCCCACCGACTGCGGCTCGACGCCCGTGTTACCTTGCTGGACGCCTTGCGCGACCACCTGGCTCTCACCGGGGCGAAGAAGGGGTGCGACCAGGGTGCCTGCGGCGCCTGCACCGTGTTGGTCGACGGCAAGCGCGTGGTGTCGTGCCTGATGCTCGCCGCCCAGTGCGAGGACCATGAGGTCACCACCGTCGAATCCCTGTCCGAGGGAGGAGCACCACATCCTGTGCAGGCGGCCTTCGCCCGGCACGATGCGTTCCAGTGCGGCTACTGCACTCCTGGACAGATCATGTCAGCGGTGTCGCTGCTGGCGGAGGGCCGGGCGGAGTCGGAAGAGGACATCCGCGAGTTCATGAGCGGCAACATCTGCCGCTGCGGGGCCTACCCGAACATCCGCGCGGCGATTCGCGAAGTGGCTGCGGGGGGTTGA
- a CDS encoding sensor histidine kinase — translation MDREPGLSVRLKLTLSYAGFLMLAGVLLFAAVWVFLLRYVPERALITGTTTNGVFPIRFNLLRVFAPRAAAVLAFLLVFGLVGGWILAGRMLAPLTRITDATRLASNGSLSHRIRLPGRKDEFRELADAFDTMLARIEAHLAEQQRFAANASHELRTPLAVSKALLDVARTDPTHDAGEVIDRLHAVNTRAIDLTEALLLLSRADQRSFTREPVDLSLLAEEATETLLPLAEKRGVTIDTSGDITPTIGSQALLLQLTMNLVQNAIVHNLPEQGIVWVNTSVSPKTVVLTVENTGEKLTPQLVSTLTEPFQRAERIHADHAGVGLGLAIVKTITQAHDGTLTLTPRSAGGIRITVELPAMSPHADR, via the coding sequence GTGGATAGAGAACCTGGGTTGAGCGTTCGCCTCAAACTCACCCTCAGCTACGCCGGATTCCTCATGCTTGCCGGCGTCCTGCTGTTCGCGGCGGTGTGGGTGTTCCTCCTGCGTTACGTCCCCGAGCGTGCGCTCATCACTGGCACCACCACTAATGGTGTTTTTCCCATCCGGTTCAACCTCCTGCGCGTTTTCGCTCCGAGGGCAGCCGCAGTGTTGGCATTCCTGCTGGTGTTCGGTCTCGTGGGAGGGTGGATCCTCGCCGGCCGGATGCTCGCCCCGCTGACCCGCATCACCGACGCCACCCGCCTGGCCTCGAACGGATCGCTCTCCCACCGGATCCGGCTACCGGGCCGCAAAGATGAGTTCCGCGAACTCGCCGACGCCTTCGACACGATGCTCGCACGGATCGAAGCACACCTCGCCGAACAGCAGAGATTCGCAGCCAACGCCTCTCACGAGTTGCGCACCCCGCTGGCGGTCTCGAAGGCACTTCTCGACGTGGCCCGCACCGATCCGACACACGACGCCGGCGAAGTCATCGACCGCCTCCACGCCGTCAACACCCGAGCGATCGACCTCACTGAAGCATTGCTCCTGCTCAGCCGCGCCGACCAGCGGTCCTTCACCCGAGAACCTGTCGACCTGTCTCTCCTAGCGGAAGAAGCCACCGAAACACTCCTCCCCCTCGCCGAGAAGCGCGGTGTCACCATCGATACCTCCGGCGACATCACCCCCACGATCGGATCGCAAGCGCTCCTGCTGCAGCTGACCATGAACCTCGTGCAGAACGCGATCGTCCACAACCTGCCTGAACAGGGCATCGTGTGGGTGAATACCAGTGTCAGCCCCAAGACTGTGGTGCTCACTGTCGAGAACACTGGCGAGAAGCTCACCCCGCAGCTGGTCTCGACACTCACCGAGCCATTCCAGCGCGCCGAGCGCATACACGCCGACCACGCAGGCGTCGGCCTCGGGCTGGCAATCGTCAAAACCATCACCCAGGCACACGACGGAACGCTCACCCTCACCCCGCGCTCTGCCGGCGGGATCCGCATCACTGTGGAACTACCCGCGATGTCCCCGCACGCCGACAGGTGA